GACTGTACTTTAAAACTAATAAAATATTCTTTGCTGTCAATGTTATTAATCTTCATATCTTTATCAACTCCTTTTAAATTTTTATCTTGCTTTATCACAGTAATCACCTCCCCTTTATATTTTTTAAAAAAGCAAAAAGATCCAGATTAAATTTTGTAGAATATCTCTACAAAACTTAATCTGGACCACAAAAATCTACAGCTATCAAATTATAAAACTACATCCATTAATTAATCTACATGTATTTGGTAAAATAAAAATGCAATAAATGGTCATCAAAAATACAAAAAGTAATTGCCAGTACAATCCCAAAATTATACCCTATTAAGTGAGCAAACTTAGTAGGGGGGAAAGGATGTGCTGACAATTACTCAAGTAAATTATATACGAGATTTATACTTTTGGGAAGGCAAAAATATTACTGAAATTTGTAATCTGACTGGAAGAAATTATCGCACTATTAAAAAATACATAGAACAAGATGACTTTAATTCAAAAGAACATAAAGTTAAAAGACCTAATAAATCCGATGTCTTAAGGCCGATCATCAATAAATGGCTTACCGAAGATAAGTTCAGACACCATAAACAAAAGCATACTGCCAAAAGAATCTATGATAGGTTAAAAGAGGAATATCCTGATTTATTAAAGGTTTCAGAAAGAACCGTAAGGAGAATTGTCAAAGAAGAAAGGGAAAAAGTTTATGGAGCTGATAATGCCTATCTAAAGCTTGAGCATCCAGGCGGGGAGGCACAAGTAGATTTTGGCTGCTTTAAAGCCTATGAGAATGGTACATTGAAAGATTTCCATATGCTAGTATTATCATTTCCAAAATCTAATGCAGGCTTTGCAGTAGCCACAAGAAGCGAAACAAGGGAAGCCCTTCTAGAAGGAATGGTAACTATCTTTAACTTCATGGGCTATGTACCTAATACTATTTGGTTTGACCAAATGTCCTCTGTGGCACTGCGAACTAGGGATGAGAGAGGTGTTGTAAAACCAACAGACTTCATAGTGAGATTTGCAACCCATTATGGCTTTGATATTAAGCTTTGCAATCCAAACAGTGGCCATGAAAAAGGGAATGTAGAAAACAAGGTAGGTACCATTAGGAGAAACATTTTCGTTCCTGAGCCAACAATTAAGGATTTAGATGAATTTAACCAAAAGCTCCTTGAGAAATGCCTTGAGGCCAATAAAGAACTTCATTACCGTCATAAGGTACCAATTAAAGATCTATTTGAATCAGAAAAAACATTGATGATTCCTGTTAACAAGGTAGTCTTTGATACAGCTAATTATGAAAACAGAAAAGTGAATAAATATGGACTTGTAGAATATTCAGGATGTCGATATTCAGTAAGCCCAAAATATGTGGGAGAAACTGTAGTTTTAAAGATAATGGCCAACAAAATAGAAATCCTCACAAAGGATTTATCAGTTAAGATTACAGAACACCCTAGGCTGTTTGAAAGAGGGCAGGAATCCATAAATTATATAGACTTCATTGACATAATCAAGTTAAGGCCAAATGCCTTGAAATATTTAAGTATATATTCACTACTTCCTACATCATGGCAAGATTATCTTAAGTCCTTAGATAAAGAATCTTACAGACAAGCCTTTGATGTATTGAGAATGATACTATTAGAAGAAGATATGGACTATGCCGACAAGGTATTAAAAGAAACTTTAAAACACAAGTCAATATCCCCAGAGGCTGTAGAGATAACATACAAGCGATTCAAAGAAGACCACACTCTCTTTGAAAGTACAATATATTTTCCAGAAGATTTACCACCATATGAAGTTGATATCAACCAATATGACCTCTTGCTACTTGGAGGTGAGAGAAGATGAGGGAAGAAATTAGTAAATATCAAAAGAAACTGAGACTATCCAGTAGCCTTATGGAGATCTATCCAAATATTGAAGCAGAAAGTCATGAGGAATTCTTACTTAAACTACTAAAAGAGCTAAATGAAGATAGGGAAGAAAAAAGGAGAATCAGAAATTTAAAGAATGCAGGATTTCAAGTATTAAAATCATTAGAAGGCTACGATTACTCACAAATCAGATTTCCAAACAGCTTAAGGGTACAAGAACTTGAATCACTATCCTTTGTAGATAAAAAAGAAAATTTAATTCTTTATGGCTCAGTAGGAACTGGAAAAACGCATCTATCAGTAGCCCTTGGAGTTAAGCTGATAAATGAAGGTAAAAAAGCAGTTTTCTATCGAGTCCATGATTTAATCAACCAACTAGAATCAGACGATCAAAAGAAAAAATCATCCATTTACAAGAAAATCAATCAAGCGGACCTACTTATCCTTGATGAATGGGGGTACCTTCCCCTTCATCAAGAAGGAGCAAGACTCCTATTTGACATCGTTTCAATCTGCTATGAAACAAAAAGTATTATCATAACGACAAACATAGAATTTGGAAAATGGAAAGGCTTTTTATTTGATGAAAAGCTTACAGCTGCAATAGTAGATAGACTAATACACCACTCACACATGCTAATATTTACAGGAAAAAGCTATCGTATGGCCAACTCATTAATTAGGTAAAAATTGTGCTGGCAATTACACATGGAAACTTGTATTTTAAATGGCCAAAAATTGTATTTTCATATTGCCAAACACAATTATTTATCTTACTACCTCTCATTCTATTAAGCCATTATATATAAATAAATTTTATTTATTATTAATTCATATCTTCAAATTTTTCTCATACCTACTCTTTTTAAGGATTTCATTAGCGTCCATTTATAAGTTGCTTCTAATAATTAATAAAATAGAAAATAGTAAAAACAATCTAACTATGCTATAATCATTGATTTTATGAAAAAAGATGTCTATGTTTACTAATATCCACCATTTGGAAAATCAGCTTGACAAATATTAATATAATTGGTATATTATAGATGTAAAGGTAGCTTTACATTTGTTGAAAGGAGGTTGCATGAGATTTTGAAGAATAATTTAGAAAAACTAAGAAAAGAAAGAGGTATAAAACAAGAAGAACTAGCAAAAGAATTAAAGGTCTCTCGGCAAACTATTAGCTCAATTGAAAATGGGCGATATAATCCGTCAATCATTTTAGCATTTAAAATTGCAAAATATTTTAATAAAAAAATTGAAGATATCTTTATTTATGAGGAGGTAGAAAAATGAATGTAAAGGAAAGTAAAACTACTAACACTATTTTTCTAGTAGTAGGTGTTATTATTGTAATATCTGGATTAGTTCTAGGAAAAATATCGAATTTTAATAATGTAAGATTTATTATAAGTGGTTTAGTTGGAATAGGTGGAGCATTTACCGCAATTAGTAGTATTAACCTGTACAAAATTAAAATACACCCCCAAAAATATGAGGAACAAATGAGCGCTAAATATGATGAGCGTAATATTTTTATAAGGAGTAATGCTGGATATGCTACTTTTATACTCACATTATGTGTAGTAGGGATTGCTTCTATTATATTTTTAACTTTAGATCATCTTTGGTTTGCTATAGTTGCACTTGGAACTTTTATAATTCAAATTATTAGCTACTGGATTTTTGTTAGATATTATAACAAAAAACTATAAAATTTAATAGTTGAATTTATTTTAATTCTAGCTATGACAAACTCAAAAAACTTCTAAATAATTGATTTTACCAAAGGGTGATTTAATTAAGTCTGTGTTTAGTTGAATAAGACTCTTTTCTGGCACTACTTAGAAATATGAATTAAAACCAAAAAAGAGTCTTATTATGTCAATAATTAGTTACTAAGCATATGGAACCCCCTCAAAACTGTAAACACCAAGTACTTTTCTATAAATTTCGAAAAATAACTTTCCCAAATCATTCCCAACTAATATTAATTTTTATTAAATCCATAGCTATTTATTTTCTTCTTTAATAAAAATATAGATTCCATCAACACCTTCATTATCTTTAGCTTCTTTAAGAAGGTTTATAAGTTCACCACTTTCAATGTATTTAGGAGTGATTCCATATACACTTACATGTGTATCATCTTTTTCACCATATAAGCTATATTCTGTAAAATTACAGTTATTCTCTAAAAATGCCTTATGGGCATCCATTAAAACCTTTGCCACTTCTTCTAAGGAGCTATCTTCTAAATCCAACCTGATTAAAACCTCTGAACACAAGGGCAGTGATTTATCGAATTCCATATCAAGTTCTAAAATTTTTCTAGCCTTATCATCCATTTTATACATTACCATTGTAGTATTGTTTTCATATCCAAGTTCTTCTGCAATAATTTTCTTAGCAATGGCAGAATATTCATCTGAAAATCTTTGTAATGTATTAAACTTTCCTAATACATAGCTTTCATAATCATCCCTAATATCACCGCTACGATAATATATGGCAAATTTAGTATCTATACTTGTTTTAGATTTAGCTCTTGCCATATATGACCCGTCTTTAAAATTATAAATTACTTTTTCTACTTCAAGATCTAAAATTGAAATTCCTCATCATTGTTAAAAAGATATGTGGTTCCATCGTAAGTAAAATAATAGCGAAAGCTTCTATAAAAATCATCCATTGGGATATAGCCTTGAGATATCAAGTCTTGATTTTTATATTGAATGGCATGTCTTATTTCATGAAATAAGTTCCATATTATAAACAAACTATTTACTCCAATGTACTCTGGATTTAAAAAAATAACTTTTTCTTCTTTATCATAATTAGCAAAAGCTGTTTCAAAACCCTTTTTAGGGATAAATAACAATGCCTTAAGATAGTCATTAAGTTCATAATTTTCTACTAGAATTTCAAACATCCAGATAATACTTTGGAGTCTATGACTCTGATTTAATTTCTCCCAATTAGAAAGATAGATTATATCTATAACAGAATTCCTTGTAATTTTTATACCATTACAATCAAAAGATTCTATTCCTATAATATTATGTTTTTGAATAAATTCATTATGTTTTTCTACTCTATATTTCATTATAGAATACCCCCATCAACTAATATAAACATTATACTATCGGATTGACCCCTTAATTTTGGACAAGAATTCAATAATACTTCCAATATCATAATATTTCATTTTGCCCTTGGTTTATTGTACATTAATATTTATCTTCATCAAGGGTAAAGGCTACGCCCCTTAAAGCAAGCCCTTGATTTCAGCTAAATATTAATGTGTTAGGCACTTGAAGGCAAAGTATTAAAGCTTTATTTTCAAAGGTTTTGCTGTTCCTTCCAATGTTTTATGGTAAAATTCTACTGGTGAAATATATCCTAAAGAACTATGGATTCTAACTTTATTGTAGAATTTAATATATTCAGATACTGCTTCATAAGCTTCTGTATAGCTTTTAAATTCGTACCTTGACAAACATTCATCTTCTAACAATCTATGAAAAGCTTCTATATGGGCATTTTTATTTGGAGTCTTAAATGGTATCCTTTCATGCTCTAATTTTAATTCTTTACAAGTATCTTGAAATTTATTGCTGATAAATTGTGGGCCATTATCTGACCTTATAATCAAGTTAATTTTCTTATTATAAAGTTCCCGCTTCATTAATCCCCTTTTAAGGGTTACGATTATGTCTTCAGTTTTACAAGATAATCCCATATGATATTCTACTATATTTCTATCATATACATCTAAAAAGGAAGCTATATAGAAGAATCTATCTTCACCATGAATATAACCATATTTAACATCTACTTCCCAAAGGGAATTTGATGTTGTTATTTCTCTATTTATAGCTATTTTTCTAGGATATTTAGGTTTAATTTTCCTTTGAGGCCTTAGGACCTCAAGTTCTTTACATAATCTATATACTTTTTTCTTATTTATGATTAAATTAAATTTTCTCCCTAATAACACAGTTATTTTGTAATAACCATAGTACAATCCCTCTGTTTCTATGATTTCTAATATATATTCTTTTATTTGTTCATCACAAATGCGGTCTCCATCTTTATCAAAAGAATAACCAGGAATTGGTCTACCACCTTTATTCGTTATAATATCTTCATTTACATCTTCAGATTTAGCTCTTTTTTTAATGTTGTAATAATAGGTAGACCTACTTAAGCCTACAATTTTAAGGACAGTAACTGCGGTATATCCTAGATCAATCCATTTCTTTGCAATGTTAACTTTATCTTCTATTGTGGGTTCGTTTTTTTTAAAAGGTCTCTAAGAATGGCTATTTCTAAATCTTTTTCACCTAGTAATTTTTTCAATTGTTCATTTTCTTCTTCTAAAGATTTAGCATTAATATTATTGGAATAATTAGAACTTGGAATTAATCCATTTTGCTTCTTTGACTCCCTAACCCAGCGAGTAACAGTGCCAGGAACTAAATCGTGTCTTCTTGCAACTAAAGAAGCATTGCCTGTTTCTTCTACTTCCTTAACAATTTGACGCTTAAATTCTTCTGGATACCTTTTACCTTTCCATTTCAATTTAGACAACCTCCTATTAATTTTTATTTTACTAAATTAGTGTGCGATTGTCCAAATTGGTTAGGGGGTTTAATAGTTATGACCTTATAAATTCAAAAACTTTAACCATTATGTCACTTATGAAGTGACAATTTTCATTAACATTTAAGATCTTTGTATATCTTAAATATTTTCTAATACATCTTGTATCTTTGTATTCTTTGGTTAAACAAATTACATTTAAAGGTAGATTTTGGCTGATAAAATAGCCCTTCTTACCTTTATAAATATAGTTAAATAATCTGCATTTAATAGTTTTCTAACACTCAATAAGTACTATATGCTTCAAATCTTTATTTAAACTAATAATCTTATTACCAGTTTTTTTACCCCATTAAGTTGCTTCTTATATTCTCTCCTAATATATTTAGATTCTTCTAATCTTTTCAGTAAAATACTTATATTACTTGATGTAGTGCGTAATTCTTTTGCTAAAGTATTTAATGAAGGATTGCAAATTCCTTTGTTATAAGCATATTTTAAAAGCAATACATAAAGCCTAAATCCTCCAGGAGAAACACCTCTTTCAATAGCTTTATTTATAGCGTCATTGCTTACTAATGTATACCCTAAGCCAAAAGTACTTTGTGAAATTGCTTTATAAAAGTTTTCCTCTCTTTTTCGTTTGTTACCATTTATTATTTTTACATAGCCCAGTTTCTTTAGAGTACTTAAGCTATCTAAAATTGTCTTATTGCTCATACATATCTTACCTGAGCTGTTAATTAGCTCCTCATTTAATGCACTTGTTGTTAGGCCTTCTTTGTTTCGGACTAATACTGAGTAAATTAGTAAATCATTTCCAGTTAACTTTTGTATGTCGTTCAACAATCGGTTATTAATTCTCACCATCTTGTCTAGGTTAATATTACCTATAGACATAGAAAAATTACAATCAGGTCGATTACAATATTTATCAAGAATCTGTTGCAATTCGGGCTTATTTATCTTGCAACCTAACAGTTTGTAGTCTTCATACCAATACATATTAAAGTCTTTTATAAGTTTTCTTATACTTTCCGGTGGATTGTTTCGATTATTCCAATCAAGGATAGCTTGTTGACTTATGTCTCTCGGAAATCCTTTTACTTGCAGCCACTTTGTTAGTCTGCCTAAAGCAAAGTTCCTCTCACCTTTTGATACACCTTTTATTATTTTTTCAATGCAAGGTCTATCGGTTTTAATCTCATCTATTATACTTTTTGTAAGCTCCAATTTGGCTTTTAAAGGCTTTTCTGAGACTTGTCCGATACAATCCTTCAAAAGTTCCTTAAATAGCCTATAATCGTAAATTAAAGAGTAATCAGCTTGTAGTATTTTGTACTCTAATGGCCTTTCTTTATCTTTAATATTTAGTGTACCTGGCAACCTCATTATTCTAGCTTTATCTGTTGCCTTTATATCTGCATCTGTAATATCTGCTATTATTCTTAACACTTCTGTTACCTCTTGTTGCCTTTCCTTTAACAACCAATAAGCATGTATACCATTACCACTTGAAATTAATATAGAAGCTTTAGGCAGTCCTACTGCCATTATTATATCTTGTACCTTCTTAACTCTTTCTTCAACACTTAATCCCATCATTCCTTTGTCAAAATCAAGCCACAAAACCCTTGTTGTATTGCAGCACCTAGTCTTACCACTCTTTTTGTTTCTACTAAAAACCCCAAAATACACATTTTTATCCTTTGGTGGTGTATATTTGTTTATATCTTGTTGCTTAAGAAAGTGTTGCGTTACATTTCCTTCATGATCGATTTCCCTAATTTCCAAATATTCGTTAGTTCCATTAATTATTTCTTCTAAAAATCTGTTTAATTCCATAATTTCCACCTCCTATTAAATAGGAGGAGAAAAAAAGCCTCATAACTTTTTAAGTCATGAGGCTTAACAAGTTTAGTAAACTATTAATTGATATCAAACACATGTGGTATGGAATACATTCTGTTATTTTTTGAATACATTTTAAATATCTGCTTATCCTTTTTAGAATAAAATAAAAAAGAACCCTGTTTTAATCTAACACCATAAAAATGCTTTCTACTAGGGGCATATATATAGGTGTTCTCTGGTGGTTCTTCTAATATAAGTCTTAGTTGGTTATTTCCAGAAATTAATTCTCCAATATGCAGGATTTCACCATTGTACTCTGCTTTAAATAGAGGCTCTTGATACGATAGAAATTTGATTCCTGGAAACTGTTTTTTTGTAATACTTAAGAATTCTTTAATATAAAAATTGTGGTCATTAACGATATTAGGTAGATATTCTGTTGCGAAGCTCCATGGAATAAAATAAGCGTTTTGCAAAAATAATTTTTCCCTAAATTTACGTGAAATAATAAAGTGTTTAGCTCCTGGTATAACTTCTGATTTTATGAAACCTGCTATTCTACCTAAATCGTATCTTCCTATTTTATTACCCAAGACATAAATGAATATTGGATTGTCATTAGGGACAACACAACTAACTGGCATAAAATTTTTTAAACTATATTTTTCTATAGCCTGACGCTTTGATATTAAACTTGGAATTCTTGCAAGCAAATTACCTACTAGATTCGCTACATCAAGTCTGTCTTCCTTTGGTACTACATATCTAGGATCTATAGTGTAGCCAAGTTCCCTCAATGTTTTACTTGTTGCATAATATATAGCCGATATCCTTTGTGCAAATAGTCTATTATTCTTTTTATTTTGTGCATAATAATACACCTGCTTTAAATAACCATTATCTTGTAACTGCTTCAATCTTTTATATCCATAAACACTTTCATTAAAAAAAATTTCAACTATTTGTGGTCCAGGTAGACCATTAAAGTCTATTATTTTTTTCAGTAACTCTATATCTCTATCTTGTAACCTAATACCACTTGACATCTTGTACCTCCTTATCATCAAATAAATCATAATTATAAAAAGACAACTTTCACATTAAAGACTTAAACATCTCGAAAAAAAAGTGTAGTAAGAAAGAAAAATTATTCATTGATAAAGCCCCACTAACTACTCATTAATCAGCTACACTTTAAATTTTTTAAAATACTTTAAAATACAATGGGGTAACTCATTTTATAGCAGCTATTCAGATATAAATTTTATCAATAGATAAGAAAAGCCTGTTATTGAAGTAGTTTTTAAGCAAAAAATTAAAGCTTAACTTACTACTTTTTACTTTGTATTGACACTATTTCTTACTCTTCTTCTAAAAAAGGAATCAAAGTTTTTTCTATTTGGTTTTCATATTGCACTACAAATATTTCCGTTCGAGGATTTTCTTTATCTATTCTTGCTTCTTGAATAACTACAGGAACATGCTCTAGGTTATCATCTTTTCCAATAACACCAGCATACATAAGTCCATCTACTATCAGTTTCCCTATGAAATTGTCTGTATCACAAATCCGTGGAACATAGAATACCATATATACTATAGTAGGATCTATTCTTTCTCCTTCATAACCCTCCAATGCCTTATGGATGATTGAATACCATCTATTTCTTGTTTTTTGATAAGCAATGCTATTTAAAGAACCATTAACTAATTCGTTTCTATAATAAAGACTAATCTTAGGAGGATATTCAGGGATAATAATTTTCAAAACTCCTCTAATAACTTCATGTCCTAGATTAAGATTAATATCTTCTAAAAATAAATTTGCTTTTTCCATTTCCTCTATTATTTTCGATAATTCTATTTGTGCTTCAACTAATCTATTCTGTAATTTAATAAATCTATTCAATTTTCCACCTCCTTCACTTTTTATAAAAATTGATACACTGTGACAAAAAAGCAAAAAAACCCAAGGTCAAATCTGTGAACATCAATTTAACCTTGGGGCTAATTATCTTATATTAAATTATATAAAAATATAAAATTCCTGATTTTGGGCACAGTAATCCTGCTGTACCAAAACCAGAACAAAAATCTAACAAATAAATGGAATTTTGCACACAGGTATCCTGTGGTCCTAAAAGCGGAGCAAAAATCTAACAGTTTTGTATTTTATTTTATTGCTATTTTTATTATAGTACAAAAATTCAAACAATACAAGTATAAATGTTTATATTTTTAAAAACTAAATAAGTCAGTAATTTCTTAGTAAAACCTTTAGACACATTAATTTTTGAGTATTGCCTCCATATTAGACCAATAGAGCCTAATATTAGACCACTAAGTGCCTAAAAATAGACCACCAAATGCCAATTAGTAGACCATTTATTTAAGACCTCCTATATAATGAAGGTGCATGCTTAATGCATGACTACATTATATAGGAGGTTTTTTATGATTCAATACCGTAGAATACTTGATTTGCATTTCAAGGGAACAAGCCAAAGAACCATTAGCTCTAGCGTAGGTCACTCCAGGCAAACTGTATCAGATGTAGTTATTAAGGCTAATCATCTAGGTTTAGTGGAGTTAACTGATGAGATGACCAACCAATGGCTAGCTGAGTTCTTATTCCCTGAAAAAGAAGCCATCGCAAAAGGGTATTTCCCAGTAGATTGGGAAGTTGTTCATCGAGAGCTACAGAAGAAAAATATGACATTAAAATTACTCCATTATGAATATGCACAATGTGCTAGGGATAGTAAGAAGATCCCTTATGCCTATAGGACTTTTTGCAGACATTATGGAAAATACGCAAAGAAGTACAAATTAACCATGCCAATTAGGCGTAAACCAGGTGAAATTATGGAAGTTGATTGGGCTGGAGATAAATTGTCTATTAAAGATAGAAATACTGGTGAAAAGTTACCTATCTATATATTTGTAGCTACACTCCCGTACAGTCAATTATTTTATGCTGAAGGGTTTTTTAACATGACATCACAAAGTTGGTTAATGGCACATATTCATGCATTTGAATATTTTAATGGGGTCGCAGAGGTTTTAGTTCCTGATAACTTAAAGACAGGTGTGAATAAAGCTCTGAGAGGAGAGCCGATTTTAAATGAGGCATATCGTGATTTAGCTAATTATTATGGAGCAACTATTGTTCCAGCACGTGTTAAATCTCCTAAGGATAAGCCTAGTGTTGAAGGAAGTGTTGGTTACATTAGCCGACAGATCATTGCTTCATTGAGATATTATCAGTGCTTTAGTTTGGATGACCTAAATTCAAAAATATTAGAAGAAGTAGATAAGTTAAATGATTAACCTTTCCAAAAAAGAGAAGGCTCAAGAAGAATTGTGTATAACGAAGAGGAAAAGAGCAAGCTTATTCCCCTCCGTTACCCACGTTACCAACTATCGGAATGGATAACTGCAAAGGTTCAATTAAACTATCATATCCAAGTGAACCGCATGTATTATTCCGTCCCTTATGAGTATGTCCAAAGTGATGTTGATATCAGAATCACTAAGGACCTAATTGAAGTATACTTCAAAGATATGAGAATTGCATCACATAAAAAGCTTTTAGGAGAAATTGGCGAATTTTCCACTAACCCTAATCATATGCCTGAGAACCATAGAAAATTTCTTGAACACACTCCTGATCAGGTTAGGGATTGGGCCAATACCATAGGATCCAATACAGAGAGATTTGTTGAATACACCTTAGATAATCATGTTGAGAAAAAAGCACTAACAATTTTACTGTCTCTTAAAAATCTAACTAAATATTATTCGGATGACCTTATTGAAAAGGGCTGTGAAACCTTAATGAGTATTTCACGAGTACCAAGTTTTTCTGTTCTCAAAACAATATTAAAGCGTATGAAAGATAGCCAGAAATCAAAAGAAAAAGGAACTTTAAATGAGACAAGTACAGATAATGATTATGGCTTTGTTAGAGGTGCCAAATATTTTGGAGGTGTAAAAAATGAGGAATAAAGAAACTTTACGTAAATTAGCTGAAA
This portion of the Keratinibaculum paraultunense genome encodes:
- the istA gene encoding IS21 family transposase produces the protein MIQYRRILDLHFKGTSQRTISSSVGHSRQTVSDVVIKANHLGLVELTDEMTNQWLAEFLFPEKEAIAKGYFPVDWEVVHRELQKKNMTLKLLHYEYAQCARDSKKIPYAYRTFCRHYGKYAKKYKLTMPIRRKPGEIMEVDWAGDKLSIKDRNTGEKLPIYIFVATLPYSQLFYAEGFFNMTSQSWLMAHIHAFEYFNGVAEVLVPDNLKTGVNKALRGEPILNEAYRDLANYYGATIVPARVKSPKDKPSVEGSVGYISRQIIASLRYYQCFSLDDLNSKILEEVDKLND
- a CDS encoding helix-turn-helix domain-containing protein, producing the protein MELNRFLEEIINGTNEYLEIREIDHEGNVTQHFLKQQDINKYTPPKDKNVYFGVFSRNKKSGKTRCCNTTRVLWLDFDKGMMGLSVEERVKKVQDIIMAVGLPKASILISSGNGIHAYWLLKERQQEVTEVLRIIADITDADIKATDKARIMRLPGTLNIKDKERPLEYKILQADYSLIYDYRLFKELLKDCIGQVSEKPLKAKLELTKSIIDEIKTDRPCIEKIIKGVSKGERNFALGRLTKWLQVKGFPRDISQQAILDWNNRNNPPESIRKLIKDFNMYWYEDYKLLGCKINKPELQQILDKYCNRPDCNFSMSIGNINLDKMVRINNRLLNDIQKLTGNDLLIYSVLVRNKEGLTTSALNEELINSSGKICMSNKTILDSLSTLKKLGYVKIINGNKRKREENFYKAISQSTFGLGYTLVSNDAINKAIERGVSPGGFRLYVLLLKYAYNKGICNPSLNTLAKELRTTSSNISILLKRLEESKYIRREYKKQLNGVKKLVIRLLV
- the istB gene encoding IS21-like element helper ATPase IstB; this encodes MREEISKYQKKLRLSSSLMEIYPNIEAESHEEFLLKLLKELNEDREEKRRIRNLKNAGFQVLKSLEGYDYSQIRFPNSLRVQELESLSFVDKKENLILYGSVGTGKTHLSVALGVKLINEGKKAVFYRVHDLINQLESDDQKKKSSIYKKINQADLLILDEWGYLPLHQEGARLLFDIVSICYETKSIIITTNIEFGKWKGFLFDEKLTAAIVDRLIHHSHMLIFTGKSYRMANSLIR
- a CDS encoding IS3 family transposase (programmed frameshift); the protein is MKWKGKRYPEEFKRQIVKEVEETGNASLVARRHDLVPGTVTRWVRESKKQNGLIPSSNYSNNINAKSLEEENEQLKKLLGEKDLEIAILRDLLKKTNPPIEDKVNIAKKWIDLGYTAVTVLKIVGLSRSTYYYNIKKRAKSEDVNEDIITNKGGRPIPGYSFDKDGDRICDEQIKEYILEIIETEGLYYGYYKITVLLGRKFNLIINKKKVYRLCKELEVLRPQRKIKPKYPRKIAINREITTSNSLWEVDVKYGYIHGEDRFFYIASFLDVYDRNIVEYHMGLSCKTEDIIVTLKRGLMKRELYNKKINLIIRSDNGPQFISNKFQDTCKELKLEHERIPFKTPNKNAHIEAFHRLLEDECLSRYEFKSYTEAYEAVSEYIKFYNKVRIHSSLGYISPVEFYHKTLEGTAKPLKIKL
- the istA gene encoding IS21 family transposase — protein: MLTITQVNYIRDLYFWEGKNITEICNLTGRNYRTIKKYIEQDDFNSKEHKVKRPNKSDVLRPIINKWLTEDKFRHHKQKHTAKRIYDRLKEEYPDLLKVSERTVRRIVKEEREKVYGADNAYLKLEHPGGEAQVDFGCFKAYENGTLKDFHMLVLSFPKSNAGFAVATRSETREALLEGMVTIFNFMGYVPNTIWFDQMSSVALRTRDERGVVKPTDFIVRFATHYGFDIKLCNPNSGHEKGNVENKVGTIRRNIFVPEPTIKDLDEFNQKLLEKCLEANKELHYRHKVPIKDLFESEKTLMIPVNKVVFDTANYENRKVNKYGLVEYSGCRYSVSPKYVGETVVLKIMANKIEILTKDLSVKITEHPRLFERGQESINYIDFIDIIKLRPNALKYLSIYSLLPTSWQDYLKSLDKESYRQAFDVLRMILLEEDMDYADKVLKETLKHKSISPEAVEITYKRFKEDHTLFESTIYFPEDLPPYEVDINQYDLLLLGGERR
- a CDS encoding helix-turn-helix transcriptional regulator, with the translated sequence MKNNLEKLRKERGIKQEELAKELKVSRQTISSIENGRYNPSIILAFKIAKYFNKKIEDIFIYEEVEK
- a CDS encoding Mu transposase domain-containing protein, whose amino-acid sequence is MYNEEEKSKLIPLRYPRYQLSEWITAKVQLNYHIQVNRMYYSVPYEYVQSDVDIRITKDLIEVYFKDMRIASHKKLLGEIGEFSTNPNHMPENHRKFLEHTPDQVRDWANTIGSNTERFVEYTLDNHVEKKALTILLSLKNLTKYYSDDLIEKGCETLMSISRVPSFSVLKTILKRMKDSQKSKEKGTLNETSTDNDYGFVRGAKYFGGVKNEE